In Pyrus communis chromosome 15, drPyrComm1.1, whole genome shotgun sequence, the genomic stretch CCTTAACTTATTAGCTTAGCACTTATCGGGTCTTTCACGACTTAGGACAACATaactgtttttaattttttatatgaacTCCTAGCATAGTAAGGCTTGACAACAACATTTGGTAGTCTTGTGTTTCCAATTAATACGTTTTATCAACATCCATCACCCAACTGGTCAAAGAAAAGGAATGGCCTTTTTCAACATAAAACAAGAAGTTTTGTTTGAACATGAAATTCAAACAATGAGGTGGAGTTTCATCGCATATGCAAATTAGGTGCCAAAATAGATTGCATCAACTTAGCACCAAAATAGGAAGAACATCTTAACATGTATTGCACAAATCGTGGTGATACCCGAGATATCACCCTTTTTTCCATTTGGGTTATTCAAAAGGAAACTGTCATTGGAACTCTGAAAAAGTCCTATACACTCCTCTGTTATAAGAACACAAGGAAGATATCGCACTTGACGGAGTGCACACGATAACTTTTTGACTTTCAGActattttggagtgccaataacaacttCCGTTTAGAATTCGCAAACATATAGGAGCCAGACATGCTTATATCATCCAATTAGCAAATCGATATGCAGAAAGTTCACAAAACTAAGATAATTAACAACAAAAGCATAATTTTAGCAACACAAATTCTGTATATATAACATTTCTAACCTTTGATTAAACCCCAAACATCCAGAtaacaaacaaagaacaaaccTACATATCTTTCACTCTTATATATCCCATTTACATAACAAAGATAATGCCCTAACTTTAAACGGCGGTGGACCATTTTCCATCCACCCACCGGTGATTGAATAAACCCCTCAACCCAGAATGTACAAAGTTCTTGTCTTTTTATAAAATCGAAAATTAAagaccctaaaccctaaacgaCTGTGTTTTGAAGCTTGACTTACCTGAAGAAACTTTAGAAACTTCTCCACCTAGGGCTTGGTGCAGGCACTGTCGGCGAGAGCGGCAGCTGAGGAAACCCTAATTGATTTGGGGAAAGCAATGGGTACGAGGATCGCGGCGAATTCAAGCACCCGAATGGAAGCGGCGACGGAGGCATCGCGAACTGTGGCTGTGAAGCTATCGCCGTCGTTGTCTGCGGTTGTTGATTCGCTGATGTACCTATCCCCTGCAGCGGAGGCGCAACCTGCTGATTCTGCTGCGGAGGCGGAGTCAGATTGGTCCAGCGCGGCGAGACAAGTGGGGCCAGCGGCGAGAATCCCGAGAACTTCTGGTTGTTAGAATCGACGGCTGAGATTGAGTTGTGGAGGTACCGCATGTAGGCTGAGACGGGGGATTCAGCCGCTCCGTGTACGGTTGGGAAAggagggaggggagagagaggggttgtGGACCGTCCGATGGAGTTGAAGTGAGCGGCGGCGGATCCCATGGGTGGGATGATTGGATTGCTGGCGTTTGGGGGTGGAGCAGCGGATTCTAGCGAGGGAGGGGGGCGGTTGTTAACCTGAGCGAGGGGGGGAGGGCGGATGCGCTGGAGGCGAGAGCTGATCTGGGGCTTGGGCTGTTGGACGGGCGGCTGTGGGTTAGAGAAGCGGTCGTGGGCGGGAGAGCCGGTGAGCTTCTGAACGACGTCGCGGAagtcatttttgttgatgttgtaGACCGGCGGctggtgctgctgctgctgttggggaggaagaggaagtggaggaggaggaggcggtgggctttcaaagttgggttttttGAGGAAGGTGTTTTgggtgttggtggtggtgggttTTGAGATCTTGTGGGAGAGCTTGTTGACGTGTTTGAGGTAATTGTCTCTGGTGGTGGTCGTGCTGAAGCTTCCGCCGCCGCCACTGCAAGCGGCAGTAGTGTGAGCAACTGAATCAGTAGTTGAAGAGGGACAGCTTTTATCCATAACAAAAAACAACACAAATTACATACAAACGCAgcagactctctctctctctctctctctctctctctctcccctctgtGTGGTCTGAGTAGATCTGAAAATATCTGGGGGGCGGAGGAGCGGGGTTGTTGGTCGGAGAGTGGTGGGGAATGGGAAATGGGGATAATCTTCTGAGGGGGGCAGTCGGCGAGTAGGGACAAGTGTGGACTGGACCGTATATTATTTATATGGaattaggaaaagaaaaaaaaagtttttatttttttaggaaaattaaaaataaagaaagaaagaatgaagaaaaagaaaataaaagaaatgattTTTATGGTCCCAAGTCGAGAACTAAAAAGAAGCAATGCGTCTCTTTGGCCTGTTTCTCGACTTAAAAGAAGATAAGGGACATGACCCGTAATGCAAGCCAAGCATCTCTCGACCTTTAATCTCACTTATCTTTCTCAAAATTTATCAAAGTTTTTAGACAGTCAAAACAGACACAATTCCAAATAGCAAGATTTTTAAtgcctttttagtttttttctttttttggagttttaacgaaaaattcacaGTACTGTTCAccttaacaaaaaatcatatttttaccctaaaaagtcaaacctgatactattcactttactttatattttgtccttatcattaaaattcaaaattttcaagttcttttcattagtttttctttttttttaccaccCTTTGATGAATAATAATCCCTACTAAATACTAAATAGGGATAATAACACCTGCAGATTTGTTTGGTAGGGATTTAACATTATTCTGTACTATGTAGTGacattatatatgtatttaatagtGGTGGGTATTTTCCAACTTacgaaataaataaatgttagcTTTTTTGGAACTAGAAATTTTCTCATCTGGTCAAAATTTCTGTTACTCTTGCCTTATCAACATGCCAAATGTTAcacccaaaatttcaaattaatttagATCTCTTGTTGGGAATGATTTCAGCACTATCCTAACGTTCATATTCATGCTTAAACCTTTACCGTAAATATAAACTCGTTTCAAAAAATCTCTTCCATCATCCTCATTTTTTAACTTCCCTAgaaaaacaactcaaaaaccCTTCATTAAAATACGCgtaattaactttaaaaatcttttgagttttaacgaaacactcatggtactattcatttttaacgaaaataacatttttacactaaaaaatcaatcctggtactatttgcttacaaaaaattttattcttttgattaaaacttaaagttttcaaatcatttttattagttttcttaaaaatcTATAGGATAATACTATTAACCAAGTATTCAAATACATCAAGACATTCGTTTAAAATTTTTTACACCTCCTGGCTTACATGAAGTCTTTATGGAATTTGATCATTTATAGGATGAGACGGTTCGAAAATTTTGGAGCATGTATGACATACATTATTGAATTTAACAACTAAACGTAATGAAACTGTGTagtatacatttattttttttcaaataaaaaaaaattaaacgagAGTAGCTCTTCAACAATAATTACGTGAGAGGTACCAACCCTTTCCAAAAAGATAAAAACCATTAAACTCAAAAGTCACCCGGCGAATAGTCTGTGTGTCATTGAGTTTTATGATTTGAACTATTATTCTCTTGCAAACTATTACGGTCAAACAAAATCTAAAGCTCTTTGCATGATAGGGGTGTTGTGACCCGTTGCCACTTATTCCATCATGCAATTTGTACGGTAAAGACAACACGTTTATCAATCAAGGGTGGGGTATACATGTAAAGTTAGTCCAACATTCcttcacttttatttatttttttatttttttatttttttttatttatcaaaatgaagaatcatcaaataTACAGACGGTTGTCAACTATGACTGTGTCTAAGTTTTTTTCTTACTTAAAAAGGGAATAACTCGTGGCAGATTATAATTGTTTGTTCTTTCGGAGCCTAAAAGAAGTTAGTTAATAGTTGTATTTTATTTGTAAGACCACAATCAAGGAGCATCTGGACTAATTAGaatagtcaaaggagaagttgGAGTACGCGGAATATTCAAAGGAGGATTTGAACTAATCGTATTTGAAGGAAAATACAAGTGTCGTTTCTTTTAGTATTGTTTTATTACGTAAATGTATAATGAGGAAGGTCTAAAATACACTAAATGCTAGTCAAGCGGCGGGCTAGGGCCTGACGCTTAGCGTCTAAACGGAGCcttcatttattatatatcatataaataaatgcatatttattatataacatataatatatatatatatattgaaaaattcTCCTTAGTACTTTGGTGAATCATCTAATGGTATGAGATAAAAGTTCAAGTGATTACAAGTTTGTGGTGCATTAcgaaatattttttgaatctcgtatgaatttattttatattgtatATGTGTGACTTGCAACTTATATGAAACAAAAGAATATAGTGTATATTTATATGATAGTGTGTACCCTAAAAACAAGAAACTTTTACTTGGGTTTTAGTATAGGTATAATTTTCTTTCACTTAGAGTACTATTAGAATTCTATGTGATGTTCTCCTAGTTGTGGTGAAATGAATGGCAGTAACTACTGCCACGTGTAAAATGTAAGCAAAACTCGTGTAATTAAGTTATAAAAAATAGGTTTTAACattttcgtcttcttcttcccgATAGTGGGTATGCAGATTCTGCAATCTACAAATCAGGCCGAACCAAGCTCTGCAACTGCAACCATGGCTGTCTTATTGCAGTCGACATTCGCATGACACTAAGAACAAGAAGCCGTCGTGCGCAGGGCCTGTGCAGCAGCAGAAGAATACATGGCTGCTACCTACAAGTTTTTCGACGGACCAAAGGGGCGGTTACTCGCTCCTGAGCTTCATTTACGATGAGAGAATGGGTGGTCGCCCCTCCTTGCGTCTATGTAGCTTAGCCAATGCTTAGCACTATGAAACTATGTTCTAGTGATATGCAAGTTCAAGCTCAAATTTTATGTTGTAGGCAGTAGTTGCACACAATCAGATCAAAATCATTTGTTATTTGCTATCTACCCCTAGAGGGTAAGGTGTGCCCTGTAAGGCCTAGGGCGAGACACAACATTCTCGTATAGCAAATTACTTTAATGCCCTATTTAAACAACTAGTTTGCTGTTCACACTACGAGACTCAAATAGTGGGCaatgatttattattttatttaattttatcacAAGCGATATTCAAATCTATAATAATTTAtactaatgaaaaaaagaagagtttaaattcAGAACACAATAGATTAAAGAGACAAATCATGACTATCATGACAATCTAGCCCCGGCCAAataataggtttttttttttttttttttttttgaacaaacgataatatctacactaaaggggtgggggagtgggctaagtCTTACAATAGGCTtgtcataataatgtggttcaacttcatatttggtgagaatcaaacctaagatctctcacttacaaatgaagagtaatatcactagatcgtagtactaagtgacgcTGAATAATGAGTTAAAAACacactcacaaaaaaaaaaagacttgtaGACATGTCAAGTTGTTTACTTGGAAGAGGGTGATGGTTCCTTACCCAATAGGATCCTCTCTTGATCCTCTTAATGAGGATCCTGAGAATACGTGAATCgtgtctgtttatcgtacatcgtgcgatcagtttttatcggatactatttgtatttaattttaaataaataaatttaatataatttctgACCAAGATCCCCACAAAGATCCGGCGAAGATCCGGATTCGTTCCTTACAAGTGACAAGCCTAATATTAATCAAACATGTCTACTTCTTCGCCAACGGCCCATCCTTATTTACAGAAACAGGCCCAAGATTGTCAGCTTGACTCTATACTCCTCCACTGTAATCATCAATTTTTACCTTTTACCACCTCAGTAACTCAGTTAAAAATTCCCAGCTTCTAGACGgtaatacctaaaccattcacaCGCTACGTTGCTCtcgtctcttctctctctctctttctctccttgGCGGCCTGATATCCTGAAACGCGAGAGCAGCTGAAGCAGATCCGATTCCATCAATGGCGGAGACGCAAGCCGACAAAATCCAAACCCTAGCTGAGGTACCATTCCGATCGTCTTCTCTAGCTCTCCAATTGTTCCAATTTCGTTCATGGAAATGTTCGCTGTTTACTTCGATCTAGATGCTAATTCTTTAAAGGAACGATTTGAAATTTTGCATCAAATTATGGATCTGTGCTCTGGTTTTATTAATCTTTTGCTTCAATGATCTGTTGTGTAAATCTAGAGCTTAATTTTCGATAGAAATATGTTAAATTTGTTGTTTTCATTAAGCCGTCAGaattgcttgaaaattttgatcatcgGTCGCGTGCTGCGTGCTTAATTGTGTTTTTAATGCAACTAAATATTGTTATAGACAAGTTTTAGGTTTTGATTTACTCTGTTTGGTGTGCCtttcaatttattttgaattttttccaAAGTTGTTAAACACTTTATCGTGTAAGGCAGGTAACCGGGCGGTTTATAAGCATTACAAGTTTGTTGCTTTAGAGGAGCATTTTAGGCCAGTCAATCAATTAGGTAAGATGTAAGCCACACTGCGGTATTAGGCTCTAAAACAAGTAAACGGTTCGTGTCAGAATCCTGGACGGAGTAACATCACCTTGAATGAAACACGCTCATAGAAGATTATGTCGAAACTTGACATCGTGTGGAGAAAATAATGTATCGGCAGGTTTAATGCATGTCTTAGGTCCTAAAACAAGTATTACTACATCTCATTATAATGTCATGTTAGTCCTGCCACATTAAAGCAAGCCTGAGGTTGGGAAGGCACAAAGTAGGGTAATATTTCTGGTAGTATATTAGTACTAAGAAAACTTGACACTGTGATTGCGGGATACATTAGGCTTGTCCAGGACTCACATGCGTGCAGAATCATAGTGGAGTGTAGtgtccacttcctttgcacgaAAAATTCTTCCACGAAGTAGGCATGACCTGTTGTGGTGCAGTTGGGTATTGCTTGTTCCTAACCGAACTAGATATGCTGAAAGTTTTCCCCTTTCCCCGTATCCTTCCCCAGGCATGCAACCAACCTAGTTGTATTAAGCTTAATACTACTCTGCAATCTAGTTGTATTACGCTAAGAACTATTGCAGGGCCTGCTATCGTGCCATATGGCTGTTTtctggataatgataaaaatctTCCAGCCTTTGGCGATGTTAGATGCTCGTCCTTTGTTAGTCCTTTCTTTTCAATGGCATAAGATTAGTAATGGCTAAGTGTTTCCCTGTTATACTTTGACATACAGCAATATGCATTGGAGAATGATGTGGGTGCCAAGCCTGTCGAAGTAAAAGAAGTTGTTTCCGAGAAACCTGAGGAAGcacctgctgctgctgcagaaGAAAGCTCTGAAGTTACACCAGTTGTTGAAGTAAGCAGTGAAGCCAGTCCTACTGCTGCTACTGAAGAAGGCACTGAAACCAATCCTACCTCTGAAGCTGCTGCTGAAGAAAGCAGTGATAGTACTGAAAACTCAGGTGACCAAGAAGTAGTTGAAGAGACACCTGAAATTAAGGTTAGTTGCCTATAAAGTTATCAATGATTTCTCTTTGTTCCCTAACATAGTGCATATCGTATCTTATCTTTTATCTTTATATGTTTGATTTGTTCACTGGCATTCTATTTTCATGTCCAGATTGAGACAGCACCAGCAGATTTCCGTTTCCCAACTACTAACCAGACAAGGCATTGCTTTACCCGATATATAGAGTATCATCGGTATGTTTACAAATACACAGGCACACCACTCCCTTCTGTTATTTGAGCAGCATTTATCACGTACATTCTAGCTTGGTGCTGAAATTTTTGACAATGTTTTCACTGGTCCAATTATTTTCAGGTGCATAGCTGCGAAGGGGGAAGATGCTCCGGAGTGTGACAAATTTGCAAAGTTTTACCGCTCTCTTTGCCCTGGTGAATGGGTATGTAATTTCAGTGCTCTTTCAGGCCCTAAAATTGTAGTGTTTGCCATTATATTGAAAGTATGGCCTTCTGCATCCTCAACATGTTGAATCATAgtgtttttaatttagtttagttAAGTTGCCTTTGCTATTGGAGAAGTTTTCTAATTGGCGATCTTATAGTGTTCTAAGTGGTTACAAATCTAGAAGGAGGGAAAAGAAGATATATGGTTGACAAGGCCACAATCAATTGATACCATGTGTAAAACAAAGGAATGCCACACACCTTATTACAATTTGTTGGGCTTAATGTTTTTACTCATGTTGATCTCTGCACATTAAATTTCAGATCTACTCTTTAGCCATTCATTGCTACCGAAATAGTATTGGTATTTTTGTAATGCGTCTTGTACTAGAAACTGAACCTAATATATAAAATAGATTTCTCAATTGGATCACCttgcttttttcctttttcgtcTGACTTGCCTTGctattttgtatatatttgggAGAGGTTAGAGATTTAAATACTGTTGTGAGATCAGAAAAATATGTGTCGTATAACAAGTTATTAAGCAGTTCTATTATGCTTATAGTTGATATCGATTGTTTCTACTCTAGTTTACGCAATAGACGAAGCAAAATCTTAGAAGAATATCTGTTGAGATGTTTTCAACGCTTAAATCATTGCTGATCTTTTTATAGTTTCTTCTCTTCCTTATTTAAGTTTTTCCTGCTGGGAGGAGAgagaatatgccacaatctGTGGCGAGTGTTTGTGAATGTTcttagcaattttttttaagggggTGTGATTTTGTTCGCCCGCACTTCAGGCGCGTGGCCAGCCAGTCTTGCTCAAGATTGGAACTTACTTTGAATATTCCTCATTTGAAGGATTGATAAATCGTATGTATTATACTTTCAAGAGTCCTGTTCTAGTGACCAAGAGAACATTATgatattttcaatatttgtcaAAATGAATACAGTTCCTTGTTCGGATGAAGTACCCGATCTCGAGTATAGA encodes the following:
- the LOC137718747 gene encoding cytochrome c oxidase subunit 6b-1-like; this translates as MAETQADKIQTLAEQYALENDVGAKPVEVKEVVSEKPEEAPAAAAEESSEVTPVVEVSSEASPTAATEEGTETNPTSEAAAEESSDSTENSGDQEVVEETPEIKIETAPADFRFPTTNQTRHCFTRYIEYHRCIAAKGEDAPECDKFAKFYRSLCPGEWVERWNEQRENGTFPGPL
- the LOC137716918 gene encoding VQ motif-containing protein 9 — encoded protein: MDKSCPSSTTDSVAHTTAACSGGGGSFSTTTTRDNYLKHVNKLSHKISKPTTTNTQNTFLKKPNFESPPPPPPPLPLPPQQQQQHQPPVYNINKNDFRDVVQKLTGSPAHDRFSNPQPPVQQPKPQISSRLQRIRPPPLAQVNNRPPPSLESAAPPPNASNPIIPPMGSAAAHFNSIGRSTTPLSPLPPFPTVHGAAESPVSAYMRYLHNSISAVDSNNQKFSGFSPLAPLVSPRWTNLTPPPQQNQQVAPPLQGIGTSANQQPQTTTAIASQPQFAMPPSPLPFGCLNSPRSSYPLLSPNQLGFPQLPLSPTVPAPSPRWRSF